Sequence from the Methanobacteriaceae archaeon genome:
CAGAACTTTAAGAAATATATAAATGATTTCAGTTTAATTAATGAATATCCTCCAGAATCAGTTAAAATATGGAACAAATACTTAGTATATGCCACTGCATTAGGCTCTGCCGAAGCAGTTCGTAAAGCCATGGAATTATCACTACCTACAGACCAATTAGAAAGTAGTGACATGTTCATGTTCCATTATTATGGTGGTTATTATCTATTAGCTTCTTCATTGGACATGGGAATGAGTCCTAGCTCAGCCAACGGTGACGTTGGCGATATTGTGGGAACTATTGGGGACATAGGTGGAGGATTTGGTGGTGGAGGTGGGGGAGCCTTTTAAATTACCACCATCCATTTATTCCTTGGAAATCAATATCTCCAACTTTTTAATTTCTAACTTTTTTCGAGTATCTAATAAATAAAATAAATTTATAAAATTAAAAAATAAGACTTCAACAAAATTTAAACAAATACTTAAACTTAAATCAATATTAATAAATTATTAATTATAATTCTGGAGTCAACCCATGGATCTTTTCACACATTTTCTAATTCCTTTCATTATTTTATTCTTTATAGGATCTAAATGGCCTATAGAAGGAAGTTTGGGTGGTACATCAGCAGATTTTGATTTTATTTTAATTTTTATAGGATTTTTGCTCCCCGAATTCTTCATTTTGACCCATAGAGGAATTACCCATTCATTTATTTTTGGATTTATGACAGCAGCAATATTCCTATACCTAGTAACCAGGCAACCAATCCAGGAATTTGTCAGAAAACTAATTAAAAGAGACATTAATCTAATATTCAATTGGAAAACCGTTTTATTAGCTTATTTTGGAGTATTAACCCATCTATTTTTGGATTTCTTGACTACTGGAGGTATTCCCCTCTTTTATCCATTCTCCATGGAACGTTTCAGTGCCCATCTCTATTATTACACCGATGCCCTGACCACCATAGCTGCTCTAGCAGTTTTGATTGTGTTATACCTTAAAATAAGCTGGAAGTACAAAAAAATAGCCATGGTCCTATTTGTAATTATGCTGGTTTCGTTTGGAGGCCTAAGATGCTATGAAAAGATAAATGCTACTCATGCTCTGGAAGAAAATTTAGAAGGAAATTTCACTCAAACAGCCACTTATCCTACTTCAAACATGTTTGTATGGCAAGGGGTTCTTATCAATCCTGAAAACCAAGAATATCAGCTTTACACATATAATGGACTTACAGGGAAAAAAACATTCCAGAGAAATTATAGTGGCCTTGTGATTGAAAATGGAACGTATTCCTCAGGAATTAACGCCATTAAAAAGACCAATTCTACGGTTGCAGCACAACGATTCATCTGGTATTCATATTATACTCCTATAGATGCTAAATTTGAGAATAATCAGTGGAAAATAACTTATTCCGACTTTTTGGGTGGTCATTATACTCCAAGCAACTTAACCATTTATGTTGATGGCTAATTGATTATTTGATGAAATTTTGAGGTTAAAATTATATAATTATTAGAATTAGTTATTAAAATTTATTTTATTTAAAAAAATTAAAAAATAAGATTTAAAATTTAAATTAATAAAAATTAAAGAACAATTTTTTTATTATATTAATTTTAAAGAAATTATAATCGTTTATTAAAAGCGTTTAGCCATTTTATATGACATATCTATGTGTTGTTGGGCATTATTAGTCCAGGGACCATGGCCCGGAAGTAAATATTCCACACTTATCTTTTGAAGCTTTTCCAGAGAATTTATCATATCCTCATAGCTTCCACCAATATCCATTCTCCCAATTCCGCCATTGGCAAAAACTGTGTCTCCAGATATTAAAATCTCACCATCGAATAGGCATATTCCTCCTCGAGTATGGCCCGGAGTATGAATTACTTCAAAATCAGCTACTTTATCTCCTTCTTGGAGTTTTTTGGCTATTTTTGTAGGTTCGGTTGATTTTCCAAACATATAAGCTGCTGTAGCCATACTATCTCCAGATTCCAGTGCTTCTGCATCTTCTTCATGGATCATAATATCCCCTGAGAAGAGAGAATTTCCACCTACATGGTCAAAGTGACAGTGTGTATTTACAATGGTTGAAATATCTGCGGGGTTAATTCCTGCCTTTAAAATCTCAGAAAAAACGTATTTCTTGTTTTCACCAGTTCCCGTGTCAAAAATAATGTCTCCAGCGACATAAATATTTGAATCATATCCTTTACCTTCAATAAAAGCCACATCATTTATTTTTTCCATATTTCCACCAGTAACTAAACTTAAAATTTCTAGAAAATCAAAATTGAGTTGACAAATCAATATCCTTTGAATACTGATATTATAATTAAAATGATATAAATCTATTTAAAAAGAGCATAAAATGGGGTCACCGGGATTTGAACCCAGATCCTAGGATTTCTCATGTCTCAGTACTCCAATTGATCATCATTGGGTACTTGAATACCTTCAGAGCGCGCTTTTCTTCAAAGACAACTGGAGTCCCAGATGATAGCCTGATTACACTATGACCCCTAATAATAGGTTTCCTAAAAATCAGATGATTCTCAAGATAATAATACAAGCCAAGGGAGAGATTTGAACTCCCGTGTAATGGATCTGCAGTCCACCGCTTCGCCTCTAAGCTACCTTGGCATAGTAACTAATTAGTAGATGAATTTAATATTTAAACCTTATGGTGATGAACAAGAATATTTCTAAATTTTATGTCTAATTTAATAAAAAATTAATATATAATTCCAAACCCCAGTTTATTAGCAAAATTTGAAAAAATAGCATATAATGATTGTAGGAGATGCACTAATCTAATTTATTAAGATGATTTTTTGTATATGCTGTGTAATTCTTTCAGTTTGGGGCTTTAAAATGATAAGATATGCTGACACCATACATATTGGTGCAACGATTATGCTATTTGCTTGATGGTATTTGGAAGTGATTTTAGATTATAAAATTTCAAATACAAAAAGAAGGTTAAGCTATTTTCTAATAAGTTCTAAAATTTATTTATTTTATCAAAAAACACGACAATACTATCCAGTTTACCAATTTTTCCACCTCAGTTGATTAATTATATTAAATTAGTTTATTCTTAATAAATGACAATGAGAAAAAAAGTAGATTATATTCAATTTAATTAATTTATTCCCATTTATTAAAATTTAACTTGTTTATCTTGGCCTAAAAGTTCATTAATCTCCAAACCTTTTTCTAATGCCAGGTCCAAATCTAAACGGTAGTTCCCATTTTTAGTTTGGAATAAATCATCAGGAGACAAAAAACGCCATTTTTTATACTTGAATTTAATTCCCACATAAGGTATGGCCCCAAAAATGTTAGAAAACTCGCAAAGGCCTTCTATTTTAGGAGAATCAATATAAATTCTGTCTTTAGTGGTTGTTTTCACCTCAATGGCCAGGTATTTTTCACCATTCCCTGCTAAAACATCAGGTAATGGTTTTTTTGTTGCTCCACCAGAGGCCGGTGCTCGCATAGCTGCAAATTTCTCTTCCCAAAGAATTCTAACTAAATCTCTTTCTTCTCTCGATCCTTTTTTTACCATAAAACTCAGCCAGCATTAAAAAATAAATTAGAAATTAATTCTCGTAATTATAAAATATTAAATGTAACTTTCAATTCTTTCTGCATTGAATGTTCCACTTCCAGATGGTTCTCTAATCCATTCAATAAACACATTTTTTACAATTATTTGTTTTTCTGGGAGAACAACATCCACAGTTACCCCCGGATGATAATATTTAGGTTCATCGGCTAAATAACGATTAAATGAACCTGTAAAGCGGTATTTATTTTTTACGAACCATTGAGTGAGATAAATCCCTTCCATGGTCCCTATTTGCTTGCCATCGGCTAAAACATTAGCACGAAAGCATCCATAAGTTCGTTCCATTTTTATCATAGGGATCTATCCTTAAAATTAAGCTTAGTCGATTTAATTATTTATTTTGTAAATTGATATAGTTATTGTGTATTTACTTATTAAAAAGATTATTAGTTAATTAAATCAAAATTTTATTTTAGAAAACCAAGCAAAAGTAATTAAAAACGTACATTATGGAAATTAGTTCGTTGAAAATTTAATAATTGCAGTTTTGATTCAAAAAGGCAACTGTAAATATGTTAAAAAGATATAAAAAATCAAAATAATTCAAATTATATCTAAAAAGAAGTAATCATGGGGCCGGGGCCGAGATTCGAACCCGAGTCGCGGGATCCACAGTCCCGTAGGATAACCACCTACCCCACCCCGGCACATTTTATAAAATTGAATTAATTTAAATCATGATTAGGATTCAATGCGGGGGCAGGGATTCGAACCCTGGTAGGCCTACGCCAACAGGTCCTAAGCCTGTCCCCTTTGGCCAGCTCGGGCACCCCCGCTAAGGAAAGGCAAACATCTATAAGATGCTATTAATCCATTAAATATCACCCAAAAAGTGCAATCTTTCAGAAATTTATCTATATAATTGTGAAAATTATTAAGATAAAACTCATCTGAAACGAAAAACTTCAAAATTATGAAAAATGCTCCGGCCGGGATTCGAACCCGAGTCTTCGGCTCGAAAGGCCGAAATGATTGGCCGGACTACACCACCGGAGCATGTGAATATAATATTAAATTTATTTTATATTAGGTTTGTTTTTATATATAAAGGCATACTTAAAGTGGGCCCAATGGGATTCGAACCCATGGCCGCCCGGTTATGAGCCGGGCGCTCTACCTGGCTAAGCTATGGGCCCAAGGACGCCGCCGACAGGGCTCGAACCTGTGACCAATCGGTTAACAGCCGAACGCTCTACCTACTGAGCTACGGCGGCACTTGCCAAGTAAAGCCTGTAAATCAAGCTTACAAACCAAAGCCCTATGTTTACAGCCTTCTAAAACATAGCCCTTTATGGGAGTATAATTAGGTTGATAGTCATTGTATATAAACGTTTTGGGTGCAGGATCATTTTTACAAATAAATCCTCTTTTCATCAGCTAAATTTCACTAAATTTTGCTTAATTCATAATAATATGGCTAAAAATGATACAGATAAATGGTTTTTAGCTGAAACTAAATTATTTTTTTAAATTCATTACAAGCTAAAAAGTGCAAAAATTGAAGCAGCCAGGACCATTATTAAAGGTATTATCACAACAATAGTAGCCATTTTACGAGTAGCAGATAATGCATAAATAATTGCAATAGCTGCCGCAATAACAATGGCTAAAATAGGTAAAATCCTGCCTAAAATCCCGGCCACAATTACCAAAATTAAGGCACCCACAATGACAATATTCCATTCAAATGTAACTTTTGGAGTCTCATAACGATTTTCCATTTTAGAAGGTCGTTCAGTATATGGTTGACTTTTTGAGTAAGACTCTTGAGATTTCAAGCGAGATTTAATGGGTTTAGATGGTTCTGAACGGGCCGAATTTAAAGGTTCGCCACAGTTTGAACAAAATTTGTTGCCATTTTTATTTTTTTCGCCACAATTAGAGCAATATGCCATAATTCCATCCTTATTATCAATATTATTTTTCATTAATTGATAATTAATTTAAGGTATGCTAATTTAATATGTTTTAAATGATGAGTATAATGTAAATACTTATTCCATCTATTTAATTTATATTCTATTATTTTATTCTATATGAATTCAAAAAAATACATATATTATCAAAATATGCTATTAAATAATTTTAATAATCTATTATTTTAATAATCTATTAAAAAATTAGAGAATTACTAAAAATTAATTAAATTAATTAAAGTCATAATTCAATGTTTATTAATGAAATATTTTGAATTTAAGGTGCAGCATGCAAGTTATAAAGAAATTAGAAGAGTTCAAAACTCTCGAACTAATGGAAAATGCCAATAAAATAACAGTTCAAGAACATGGTTTAGATATAACCTTAGAAAGAGCTATTTTCCTTTCCTGGTGGTGTGATAAAGGAGATTGTGCCTTCTGCTATATGAGCACTCAAAAACAAAATATTAAAGATCCTAAAACTGCCAGGCGAAAAGTTAATGCCATATTAGCTGAAGCAGAACTTTGCCTGCGCATGGGATGGAATATAGAATTTCTATCAGGAGGATACGGTTCATTTAGTACTTCAGAAATTAAATCTATTGCCCAGCAGATTTATGGCATAACCAAAAAACCAGTTTGGTTGAATATAGGAATTACACCAGATTTAGAAGATTATGGGGAAGAAATCGAAGGAATTACTGGTGCTGTGGAAATGGCCAATCCCCAAAAGCAAAAAGAAGTCTGTCCCAGCAAAAGTATAGAAAATATTAGTGAGATGCTGAATCTAGCCGGAGATTTAGGATTTAAAAAAGCCATAACCATTATTTTAGGCCTGGGCGAGACACCTTCCGATTTAAAATATCTTTTTGATCTTATTAATGATCTTAAAATTGATCGAGTCATATTTTACTCATTAAACCCCCATGAAGGAACCCCTTTTGAAAATAAATCCCAACCGGCATCACTATATTACGCAGGAGTAGTAGCTGCCACCAGAATAACATTCCCTAAACTTGAAATAATCTGTGGAACCTGGGTGGATAACCTGGCCAATATGGGGCCTTTGATTCTTGCAGGGGCTAATGGATTAACAAAATTTCCTCTTTTTAAAATGTTTGGAACCCGCTACGGGAAAAGAGTAGAAGAAGAAGTTCATTGGGCCGGTAAAAATCTTAAAGGAACATTTACTGACTTTGATCAGCTTTTAAATGGACCTCCCGCTGGTGAATTGGAACCCTATATAAAAAGATACATTGATATGTGTTTAAAAAACAAATCTTTAAATGAATAATATATTAAAATGAAATTAGTTATATTTCGAATACTTGAATGTCCAGATACATTATATCAAAATAAAATTTAAAATGAATTAAATTTCTAATAATTCATAGATATCACTTTAAAATTAATTTAATAAATTATCTAAAATAGTCATCTATAAATCAATTTCTTAATTAAAATATCTAACTTAAAATCTAATTTAAAATAATACTCAAATACCTTTCAACGTTGAATTTAAACGTTATAATCTGCAACAAGCAGATTTAGAGGAGGGATTACTATTAAAATGAAATGCGGACTTGAAATTCACGTTCAACTGGAAACTGATTCTAAACTCTTCTGTGATTGTCACACCAACTATCAGGATGCACCAGCAAATACCAATATTTGTCACGTTTGTTTAAACCAACCCGGTGCTAAACCATTCCCTACCAATGAAAATGCCCTAGAGGGTGCTCTTAAAATCGCCCTTATGCTGGATTGTAAGATTGCAGATGATGTTACTTACTTCATGAGAAAACATTATAATTATCCAGATCTTCCGTCGGGATATCAACGTACTTCAGTTCCTATTGGATATGAAGGAGATTTAAATGGTGTTAGAATAAGAGAAGTGCATATGGAAGAAGATCCAGGTCAGTACAAACCAGATTTAGGAATTGTTGATTTTAATCGTTCTGGAATACCATTAATTGAAATTGTGACTGAACCGGACATGAAATCACCGGAAGAAGCTCGAGCTTTCTTAAGGGAACTTATAAGGGTGCTGGAATACAGTGGTAATGCTCGTGGAGAAGGTACCATGCGAGCCGATGTAAATATTTCCCTAGAAGGTGGTAAAAGAGTAGAAATAAAGAATATAAACTCTATTAAGGGAGCCTACAAAGCACTTAAATTTGAAATGGTTCGTCAGAAAAATCTTATAACGAGAGGAGTAGAAATTACCCAGGAAACAAGAGCATTTCTGGAAGCTCAAATGATAACTGTTTCTATGAGACTTAAAGAAGGAGCTGAAGATTACAGATTCATTCCTGACCCAGATTTACCACCAATGCAGGCTAAAGAAGAACAAGTGGAAGTTATTAGGGAAAAAATGCCAGAACCACCACATATTAAAGTTAAAAGGTTCATGGCACAGTATAATATTACTGAAGAACCTGCCAAAGTTCTTACTTCAGAACTAGAACTGGCCGATGCTTTTGAAGAAGTAGTTAAAAATGTGGATCCACAGTTCGCCGCTCTTTGGATGAGGGACGAATTAAAAAGAGTTCTTTATTACAACAAAATAAGCTTTGCTGAAAGTGGAATAACTCCGCAACAAGTAATTGAACTGCTAAAAATGGTTCAAAAGAAAGAAGTGACTACTAAGGCAGGGCAGCGAATTATAGAGAATATGCCAAACAGTTCCAAATCTCCAAAAGAAATTGCTGAGAAAATGGGCTTAATAGGTATTGTAAATGAAGACGAAGTAATTCAAGCCGCTCAAAAAGCCATTGATGAAAATCCAGAAGCAGTTGCTGATTATCATGAAGGAAAATCTGCCGCTTTAAACTTCTTAGTAGGACAAGTAATGCGTTTTACTCGAGGAAAAGCAGAACCTGGCCGTACTGTAGAGCTTTTAAAAGAAATGTTATAATTTTTCGCTTTAGTCATTCCAAATACTGAAAATTTGATGTGGAAAAAGGCAGAATATTTATAATGGAGGAGTAATATGAGCAATAAACCTTTGGTTAAAGATTATATGACAAAAGAAGTTATTACAGTCCCTCCAGAAACTCCAAATGAAGATATAATTCAACTTATGAAAGATAGTGGTCACGATGGATTCCCCGTGAAAAAAAATGGGGCGGTTATTGGAATGGTCACTGCTTTTGACCTTTTACTAAAAGACAGGCAAAAATTAGTGCACGATATAATGTCTACCAATATAGTGGTAGCTGATCGAGATATGTCCATTAATGACGCTGCCAGAGTTATGTTTAGAATGGGAATATCCAGATTACCAGTTATTGATAAAAAAGGTACCTTAGTAGGAATTATAACTAATACTGACATAGTAAGATCTCACATTGAAAGATCAACACCCATGAAAGTTAATTACTTCAAAAAGACCCTTGAACAACTTTATGGGATTAAAACTGAAGTAAAGCGGATGAAAGTCCCTACACAGCGTCTTAGGCCAACTCAAGATAAAGTATACGCAGACGAGCTCCAAGGAAGAACATATGAACTAAAAAGAGGCTTAGCAGAACCTACAATTGTAGTAAAGACCGGTGAACGTTTTGTACTTGTTGATGGGCACCACCGGACCGTGGCAG
This genomic interval carries:
- a CDS encoding zinc-ribbon domain-containing protein, encoding MAYCSNCGEKNKNGNKFCSNCGEPLNSARSEPSKPIKSRLKSQESYSKSQPYTERPSKMENRYETPKVTFEWNIVIVGALILVIVAGILGRILPILAIVIAAAIAIIYALSATRKMATIVVIIPLIMVLAASIFALFSL
- a CDS encoding radical SAM protein translates to MQVIKKLEEFKTLELMENANKITVQEHGLDITLERAIFLSWWCDKGDCAFCYMSTQKQNIKDPKTARRKVNAILAEAELCLRMGWNIEFLSGGYGSFSTSEIKSIAQQIYGITKKPVWLNIGITPDLEDYGEEIEGITGAVEMANPQKQKEVCPSKSIENISEMLNLAGDLGFKKAITIILGLGETPSDLKYLFDLINDLKIDRVIFYSLNPHEGTPFENKSQPASLYYAGVVAATRITFPKLEIICGTWVDNLANMGPLILAGANGLTKFPLFKMFGTRYGKRVEEEVHWAGKNLKGTFTDFDQLLNGPPAGELEPYIKRYIDMCLKNKSLNE
- a CDS encoding metal-dependent hydrolase, coding for MDLFTHFLIPFIILFFIGSKWPIEGSLGGTSADFDFILIFIGFLLPEFFILTHRGITHSFIFGFMTAAIFLYLVTRQPIQEFVRKLIKRDINLIFNWKTVLLAYFGVLTHLFLDFLTTGGIPLFYPFSMERFSAHLYYYTDALTTIAALAVLIVLYLKISWKYKKIAMVLFVIMLVSFGGLRCYEKINATHALEENLEGNFTQTATYPTSNMFVWQGVLINPENQEYQLYTYNGLTGKKTFQRNYSGLVIENGTYSSGINAIKKTNSTVAAQRFIWYSYYTPIDAKFENNQWKITYSDFLGGHYTPSNLTIYVDG
- a CDS encoding MBL fold metallo-hydrolase — its product is MEKINDVAFIEGKGYDSNIYVAGDIIFDTGTGENKKYVFSEILKAGINPADISTIVNTHCHFDHVGGNSLFSGDIMIHEEDAEALESGDSMATAAYMFGKSTEPTKIAKKLQEGDKVADFEVIHTPGHTRGGICLFDGEILISGDTVFANGGIGRMDIGGSYEDMINSLEKLQKISVEYLLPGHGPWTNNAQQHIDMSYKMAKRF
- a CDS encoding CBS domain-containing protein, which produces MSNKPLVKDYMTKEVITVPPETPNEDIIQLMKDSGHDGFPVKKNGAVIGMVTAFDLLLKDRQKLVHDIMSTNIVVADRDMSINDAARVMFRMGISRLPVIDKKGTLVGIITNTDIVRSHIERSTPMKVNYFKKTLEQLYGIKTEVKRMKVPTQRLRPTQDKVYADELQGRTYELKRGLAEPTIVVKTGERFVLVDGHHRTVAARTLGCQEIDSYVIDLQQELKLGMEKTADLNGIFSFDDIEIIDDAQHPLIAITRSMRDKKRKKNG
- the hjc gene encoding Holliday junction resolvase Hjc; this encodes MVKKGSREERDLVRILWEEKFAAMRAPASGGATKKPLPDVLAGNGEKYLAIEVKTTTKDRIYIDSPKIEGLCEFSNIFGAIPYVGIKFKYKKWRFLSPDDLFQTKNGNYRLDLDLALEKGLEINELLGQDKQVKF
- the gatB gene encoding Asp-tRNA(Asn)/Glu-tRNA(Gln) amidotransferase subunit GatB, with product MKCGLEIHVQLETDSKLFCDCHTNYQDAPANTNICHVCLNQPGAKPFPTNENALEGALKIALMLDCKIADDVTYFMRKHYNYPDLPSGYQRTSVPIGYEGDLNGVRIREVHMEEDPGQYKPDLGIVDFNRSGIPLIEIVTEPDMKSPEEARAFLRELIRVLEYSGNARGEGTMRADVNISLEGGKRVEIKNINSIKGAYKALKFEMVRQKNLITRGVEITQETRAFLEAQMITVSMRLKEGAEDYRFIPDPDLPPMQAKEEQVEVIREKMPEPPHIKVKRFMAQYNITEEPAKVLTSELELADAFEEVVKNVDPQFAALWMRDELKRVLYYNKISFAESGITPQQVIELLKMVQKKEVTTKAGQRIIENMPNSSKSPKEIAEKMGLIGIVNEDEVIQAAQKAIDENPEAVADYHEGKSAALNFLVGQVMRFTRGKAEPGRTVELLKEML